In the genome of Microbacterium paraoxydans, the window GAGGACGCGGTGTTCCTGCCGGTGGATCACGCGGAGTACGAGCGGGCGTCGGACGAGGTGATGGCGGCGCTGCGGACGCTGCCCGACGTGGTGCTGGAGGTGATCGGGTGGGACGAGTGCTTCCTCGGCGTCGTGACCGACGACCCGGAAAGCGTCGCGCGGGCCGCGCAGCGCGCGGTGGAGGAGGCGACGGGTCTGCACTGCTCGGTGGGTATCGGAGACAACAAGGTGCGGGCGAAGATCGCGACGGAGTTCGGCAAGCCGCGAGGCGTGTTCCGGCTGACGGCCGACAACTGGTTCGCCGTGATGGGCGACCGGCCGACCCGTGACCTCTGGGGCGTGGGGCCGAAGGTGCAGAAGCGGCTCGCGGCACACGGCATCGCCACGGTGCGCGAACTCGCGGCGGCGGACGAGGAGACCTCGTCGCGGAGTTCGGTCCCAAGATGGGGCGGTGGTATCTCGGGCTGGGCTCCGGGCTGGGGCCGCGGATCGTCGACGACACTCCGTGGGTGGCACGGAGCCACAGCCGGGAGACCACGTATCAGCAGAACCTCACGACGCCTGAGGCGGTGGAGGACGCGCTGCGGGAGCTCGCGGGACACGCGTTCGACGACTGCGCCGCCGAGGGGCGCCCGGTCATGCGGGTGCATCTCAAGGTGCGGTACGCCCCGTTCGAGACGAGGACATTCGGCCGGAAGCTCCCGGCTCCCACGGCTGATCGAGAGGACGTGGTCGCGATGGCGCTCGCCCTCGGCGAGACCCTCGACCCCGCCCGGGAAGTGCGTCTGCTCGGCGTCCGTGCCGAGATGACGATGCCCGACGAACCGGACGGCGTCGAACGCACCCCCGTGCGCGGTCGCATCTGACTCAGTCGCGGACCGTCGCGGCGATCGCGCTCACCTCGATGAGGGTTCCGGGCACGCCGAGGCCCGCCACCCGCGCGGCGGTCACCAGCGGCGGGGCGCCGTCCCTGGCGAGGGTGGCGGCCACGGCACCGTACGCCGCGCGCAGGTCGGCATCCTGGTGGATGAGGATGGTCCAGCTCACGACGTCGTCGAGCGTCACCCCCGCCGACTCCAGCGCGACCCGGGCGTTGTCGAGAGCTCTAAGCGCCTGCGCCCCCACGTCGGGGGAGACGACGGCGCCGGAGGCGTCGACACCGTTCTGCCCTCCGATGTAGACGGTGGTCGCCCCCGGGGGGATGACGGCGGCGTGACTGAATGCGGGGCTGCGGACGAGGCCGTCCGGCTGCAGGAAGGTGATGTCCATGCGCAGATCATGCCCGAGGGCACCGACATCGCGCACCCGGGTCTCACACGGCATCGGACGGCACGAGCGGTGGCGGGGCCGGGACGCTGGTGACGGTGCCGGTCGTGCCGAGGCCGCCGAGGGCGTCGAAGACCGCGACCACGACGGCGGCACTCACGAGGGCGCCGTGCAGCGGGTGGTGCCAGAACTGCAGTCGCGCGATGAGCCGGTCCCCGCTCACGCTGACCACGAGCGCCCGCACGCCTTCGTGCCGATGCACGCCCTCCGCCGTCCTCGCCGCATCGACGAGCGGCCCGAGCACGCCGTCGATCCCGGTCGTCCCGTCTCGTCGCACCCTGACCTCCACCTCGCTGCGTCGGGCTCCGCGGGTGGAGTCGTTGACGACGGGATCGGAGAGCAGACGTGCGTTGGGGATGTGGAGGGTGCGGCCGTCGACGGTGTGCAGGATCACCGCGCGGGCGTTGAGTTCCGTCACCGTCCCGGCGATCACGGAGTCCAGCGCCTCCACGACGATCTCGTCCCCGATGCGGACCGTCTGCCGCGCCTGCAGCAGCACACCGGCCGCGAAGTTGTCGGCCACGCCGCGGAGGACCAGGATCGCGACGATGCCGAGGATGACGACGATCGCGAGCAAGGGCTGCACGTTCGCGCCCAGCAGGGCGAGCGCGATGCCGAAGCCCAGCAGGAGGATCGCGTAGCCGACGAATTGCGCGGTCGCGGTCCCCACAGCGGTGGAGATGCCGGGAGCACGCCGGAGCAGGGCTGTCGTGCCCCGGCGTGCGAACCGCGAGATGATCCAGGTCGCGAGAGCGACGAGCAGGGCCAGCAGCAGCTGCCACCAGTCGATGTCGGTGGGCAGGAGATCCTGCAGGTCCATGCCGTGGGCTCCTCACGCCGGCGGGGGCCGGTGCGCGGCCTACTGCAGCGCCTTCGCCTTGATGAGGGAGTACTCGTCCGGGGTGATGGTCCCGGCGTCCAGAAGCGCCTTGGCCTTCGCGATCTCCTCGCTCGGACTGCTGCCGGCCACCTGCTGGATGTACGCGTTCGCGGCCTCCTGCGCTCGACGGGCTTCCGCGCTGCTGCGCTCGGCCATGCCGTTGCCCCGGGCGATGAGGTACACGAGCGCCGTGAGGAACGGCACGAAGATCAGGAAGAAGATCCACACGGCCTTCCACCAGCCGCTCAGCTTGTGGTCGCGGAACAGGTCCCCGATGATCGCGAACAGGGCGAAGAGATACGCGGTGAAGGCGAAGATCCACAGGAACCACCAGATGATGTCCCAGAACGATGCCCAAAATCCCATGACTGCTCCTTTCTCGGTGCCGCCGTCTCCGGGGCACGCTCGGAACATACCGGCGGGCGCAGCGCCCGCGCACCGGTTCCGTCCGGAGTTCACCCGGGTGACTCGCCGCGGTGAGACGCCTCCGGCCGGTCGCGCCCGGAGCGTCGGCAGTACGCTTCCCTCGACGGCGGAGGGAGTCCCATGAGCACAGTGCACAGACCACCGTGGCTGCTGAGCACTCTGGACGGCTACCAGCGCCGCTGGATCGTACGCGATGTGCTTGCCGGCCTCTCCGCGGGTGCGGTCGTGGTTCCGCAGGCCATGGCGTACGCGACGATTGCGAATCTCCCGGTTCAGGTCGGCCTCTACACGTGCATCGTCCCCATGCTCGTCTACGCCCTCCTCGGTGGCAGCCGGGCGATGAGCGTCTCGACGACATCGACCATCGCGACCCTCACCGCGACGACGCTGGTCTCGGCAGGCGTCGCCGCGGGCGCAGACGACGCGATCGGCGCGCTCATGATGCTGACCCTCCTGGTGGGAGCGGTTCTGCTGTTGGCACGGGCGTGCCGGCTGGGATCCCTCGTCGAGAACATCAGCGGCGCGACCGTGCTCGGGCTGAAGATCGGGGTGGGGGCGACGGTCGCCGTCGGGCAGCTCCCGAAGCTCCTGGGGGAGTCCTTCGACTTCTCCGGCCACGGCTTCATCCGCTCCCTGGTCGCCGTGGGCGAGGCGCTCGACAGCGTCAACATCCCGACGCTTCTCCTCTCGGCGGGGTCCATCGCCACACTCCTGCTCCTCAAACGCTTCGCTCCGCGGGTCCCGGGCACTCTCGTCGTCGTGGCCGCCGGCATGCTGCTCGTGGGGGTCGGAGGGATCGATGATCTCGGTGTCGACCTCATCGCCCCGGTGGCCGGCGGTCTTCCCGTTCCGGGGATCCCGGACCTGTCCGAGGCCGCGGCGCTCGTGCCGGGAGCGCTGGCGATCGCCGTCATGGCCTTCCTCGAGTCCGCCGCGGTCGCACGCAGCCTGCGCCAGGCGACGGAGCCGCAGATCGACAGCGACCAGGAGCTCTTCGCGACCGGCGCGGCGAACACGGTCGGTGCCTTCTTCGCGGCCATGCCCGCGGCGGGAGGGTTCTCGCAGAGCGCCGTCAACCAGGGTGCCGGAGCGCGTTCCCAGCTGGCGACACTGACCACTGTCGGGCTCGCCGTCCTCGTCGCGTTGTTCCTCGCTCCGGTGCTCAGCCTGCTGCCCGAGGCGACGCTCGCGGCGATGGTCTTCACGGCGGTGGCCGGACTCGTCAACATCCCCGAGCTCGTGCGCTGGGCGCGCATCAGTCGGATGGACTTCTGGGTCGCGACCTCCGTGGCGGCCATCGGTCTCACCGCGGGGCTCCTCCCCGCGGTGGCTGTCGGCGTCGTCGTGACGCTGGTGCTCGTGCTGCGAGAGCTTAACATCCCCCGTGTCCGCGTGGTGGGGAGGCGGGGGAGCGCTCTCGGGCTGGAGCCCGAGCGGGGACTCTACACGGCGAATGCGCTCGCCAATCAGCGGCTCATCGTGCAGACCGTCGCCGCGCAGGCCGAGCCGGTGCGGACGCTCGTGCTCGGACTGCCGCAGCAGGTGGTGATGTCCATCACGGTGCTCGACGCCCTCGAAGCCCTCGATCGGGAGCTGGCGCAGCTCGGCGTGGAGCTCCACCTCGCGGCGGTGCCGGAGGCGGCGGCGGCCGTCGCGGCTCGGACGTCGTGGTACTCCGCCCTGACGGCGGCCGGACGCGTGCACCCCGCGGTCGATGCCGGGCTCCGGGCCGCGGCGGACCGCGAGGAGCGGCCGCGTTCACCCGGGTGAACGCGGCCGATGAGCGGTGACGTGCGGCCACCGCCTGCCTAGGCTGACGGCACGGAAGACCGACGGGGCGATCGAGACAGCGGAAACGAGGCCCGACCGCAGCCGGAACCGGAGAGCGAGGCGGGCATGGCGGCACGCGCCGGAGTGACGTGGCGATGGTCGCGGTTCGGTCTCGGCGTGCTCTACGCGGTGCCCGCGATCGCGGTCGCACCGTTCGATCCTGCTGTCGCGCTGGCTCTGAGCATCGGGGTCCTGCCGGCGGCCGTCGTCGGGCTTCCTGCACGGCGACGAGCGCGCTCGGCGATCCCCGTGCTCGGGACGCTGGTCGCGCTGGGGCTCCTGCTCGGTGCCACGCTCGCGCTCGTACCGGTCCTCGCCGTGCTCGCCGTGGCTGTGCTGGCGGTCCTCGCCAGCATGCTCGCCGCGCGGGAGCGCGCCGGTCAGCTCGCGCTGACCCTGGTCCTGCCCATGGTCGGGATCGGTCTGAGCTTCCCGCTGTCGACGACGACAGTCCTCCTGGCCGGCGCGATCGTCGCCGGCTCGGTGTACGCGTGGCTCATCGCCCTCCTCTGGCCGGAACACGAGGGGGGCGTGCGGGCCGCGGCATCGATGCCGAAGGGGCGAGCCTTGCTGATGTACGGGGCGCTGCTGGGTCTCGCCGCCGCGACGGCGGCCGCCATCGGTTTCGCGACCGGGGTCGAGCACGTCGGCTGGGCGACCGGCGCCGTGCTGCTGGTGATGCGTCCGGTGCGCGGCCAGCTCGTCCTGCGCAGCGTCGGTCGGGCGGCGTCGGTGCTCGTCGGAGCGCTGGTCGCGGCGGGGTTCGCCCTGCTGTCTCCGAGCGGGGCGGCGATCGGGCTCGCAATCGGTGTCGTGGTGGGCTGTCTCGGTGCAGTCCAGGAGAGCCGGTGGTACGTCGCGCCGGCGTTCACGACCTTCCTCGTGCTCACGTTGCTGCTGTCGACGTCGTCCGAGCCGCCGACCGCGCGCTTCCTGGAGAGGACGCTCGAGACGCTTCTGGGCGTGGCCCTGGCGCTGTTCTTCGGCGCGCTGATCCCGGCGCTGCTGGCGATCCGGCGGCCGACGCGCGCGAACGTCTCGGAATGAGCGCGACGGGCGCTCCCCTTGCGGGACCGCTCCCACCTTGCAATAGACTGCCCGCGAGGGGGAGCAAGATCGAAATCGGGGGGTTTCGAGTGCTGAACAGTGCGTGGACGGCGGGAACGGGCGAGAGCGCGGCACCTGCTGCAGTGAAGGGTGAGGTTCGTCGGGAGCGCCTGCTCTCACGACTGACAGCCGCGATGGACGGGCCGTGGACGCTCACTCTCGTGAGCGCCCCGGCAGGGTCGGGGAAGACCAGGCTGCTGTCGCAATGGGCTGAGGATCTCCGCGCTCACGCAGACATCGAGCTCGTATGGGTGGCGCTGGAGCGCGGGGAGGCGGATCTGCCGCTCGTCCGCGCGGCCCTGGGCAGGGTCGATGATCGCGGCTTGCAGGAGGCGCTGGCACAGGTGCCGTCCGTGCGGTCGGCGGCCGCCGCGCGGGCGCTCGCCAGAGCCCTCGCCGAAGCGAGGAGGCGCATCGTCATCGTCGTCGACGACGTGCACCGCGTGCAGGACGAGGAGACGGCGCAACTGATCTCGACGTTCGTGCAGAACGCGCCGGGCAACGTGCACGTGGTGCTCTCCGGCCGAGGGACCAGGGCCATTCCGCTGGCGCGACGACGCATCGCAGGGGTGGCCCTCGAGATCGACGCCCGAGCGCTCGCGTTCGACCCGGCCGAGGTCAGGGCGTTCTTCCGCATCCGCGGCATCCGGCTCTCGCAGGGAGAGGTCAGCTCCGTGCTCTCCCGCACCGAGGGGTGGGCGACGGGGCTGCAGCTCATGATGCTCGATGCCGCCGGGGCGCAGACGGTCCTCGCCCATCCGCTGCGGGGGGATGCGCCTGAGGTCGCGGACTACTTCGTGGAGGAGGTGCTCGGAGACCTCGACGGCGAGCTGCGGTCATTCCTGGAGGCGACCGCGGTCGCGGAGGTCTTCACCGCCGAGCTCGCCGCGGAGCTCTCAGGGGCCGGCGCGGTCACGGCCATGATCGACCGGCTGCTCCGTCTCACCGTGCTCGCCGGCCCTGACACCGCGGAACCGCCCCGCTACCACTATCCGCCGCTGCTGCGGGAGTTCCTCCTCGGCCGGCTTCGGCAGGGCGGAGCGGACCGCGAGGAGCAGCTCCATCGCCGGGCGGCGGACTGGTTCGCGACGCACGATGAGCCGCTGCTCGCGTTGCGGCATGCCGTGCGCGGCGGGGAGACGGCGTGCACGGCGGGAGTCCTGCGGCGCTGCGGCATGCAGCTCGTGCTGGACGGCCGCGCGGACGAGGTGCGGGAGGTGATGGCCGAGCTTCCGACCATCCTGCGGGTGGTGCCGACGGTGCGGATGCTCATCGCAGCGGCGGAGCTGTCGTGCGGAGACCCCTCGGCTGCGGTGATCGTCCCGTCCGTCGGTCGGGGGGAGCCCGACGCCGACCGCCGCTGGCGGCAGGGGATCGAGCTGCACACCGCGCTCCGGCGGGGCGGGATCGCCGAGGCACTGGACGGCGTCGGTGCCGACCTCCGCGATCTCAGCGGCGAAGAGCAGGTCGATGCCTACGTGCTCCTGGAGGCTGCGACGGCGGAACTCTACAGCGGACGGCTCGACCGGGCAGAGGCGACGGCGCGCCTCGCCGGGGATCTCGCCAGGGCGATCGGAGCGCGTGCGGCGGAGCTCCAGGCGGAGGCGGTTCTCGCGACCAGCGTGCTGTTCCGGGGGAGGCTCCGGGACGCAACCGAGGCGGGAGCCGCTCTGGAGCGCCGCTGACACGAGCTCGACCAACCGGACAACCCCTTCTTCGAAGTGACGCGCGTCTGGCGTTTCTGGGCCCCCTACGAGGGCATGCAGAGCCTGGAGGAGGTGCAGACGTTGCAGACGGCCGCACGGGTGATCGACGACGGCGGGGAGACCGCGATCGCCAGGGGCCTGCAGGGGATGCGCGCACTGTTGGCGGCCGAGCAGGTCGCCGATCCCCGC includes:
- a CDS encoding mechanosensitive ion channel family protein, which translates into the protein MDLQDLLPTDIDWWQLLLALLVALATWIISRFARRGTTALLRRAPGISTAVGTATAQFVGYAILLLGFGIALALLGANVQPLLAIVVILGIVAILVLRGVADNFAAGVLLQARQTVRIGDEIVVEALDSVIAGTVTELNARAVILHTVDGRTLHIPNARLLSDPVVNDSTRGARRSEVEVRVRRDGTTGIDGVLGPLVDAARTAEGVHRHEGVRALVVSVSGDRLIARLQFWHHPLHGALVSAAVVVAVFDALGGLGTTGTVTSVPAPPPLVPSDAV
- a CDS encoding AAA family ATPase, whose translation is MSATGAPLAGPLPPCNRLPARGSKIEIGGFRVLNSAWTAGTGESAAPAAVKGEVRRERLLSRLTAAMDGPWTLTLVSAPAGSGKTRLLSQWAEDLRAHADIELVWVALERGEADLPLVRAALGRVDDRGLQEALAQVPSVRSAAAARALARALAEARRRIVIVVDDVHRVQDEETAQLISTFVQNAPGNVHVVLSGRGTRAIPLARRRIAGVALEIDARALAFDPAEVRAFFRIRGIRLSQGEVSSVLSRTEGWATGLQLMMLDAAGAQTVLAHPLRGDAPEVADYFVEEVLGDLDGELRSFLEATAVAEVFTAELAAELSGAGAVTAMIDRLLRLTVLAGPDTAEPPRYHYPPLLREFLLGRLRQGGADREEQLHRRAADWFATHDEPLLALRHAVRGGETACTAGVLRRCGMQLVLDGRADEVREVMAELPTILRVVPTVRMLIAAAELSCGDPSAAVIVPSVGRGEPDADRRWRQGIELHTALRRGGIAEALDGVGADLRDLSGEEQVDAYVLLEAATAELYSGRLDRAEATARLAGDLARAIGARAAELQAEAVLATSVLFRGRLRDATEAGAALERR
- a CDS encoding FUSC family protein, yielding MAARAGVTWRWSRFGLGVLYAVPAIAVAPFDPAVALALSIGVLPAAVVGLPARRRARSAIPVLGTLVALGLLLGATLALVPVLAVLAVAVLAVLASMLAARERAGQLALTLVLPMVGIGLSFPLSTTTVLLAGAIVAGSVYAWLIALLWPEHEGGVRAAASMPKGRALLMYGALLGLAAATAAAIGFATGVEHVGWATGAVLLVMRPVRGQLVLRSVGRAASVLVGALVAAGFALLSPSGAAIGLAIGVVVGCLGAVQESRWYVAPAFTTFLVLTLLLSTSSEPPTARFLERTLETLLGVALALFFGALIPALLAIRRPTRANVSE
- a CDS encoding SulP family inorganic anion transporter, producing the protein MSTVHRPPWLLSTLDGYQRRWIVRDVLAGLSAGAVVVPQAMAYATIANLPVQVGLYTCIVPMLVYALLGGSRAMSVSTTSTIATLTATTLVSAGVAAGADDAIGALMMLTLLVGAVLLLARACRLGSLVENISGATVLGLKIGVGATVAVGQLPKLLGESFDFSGHGFIRSLVAVGEALDSVNIPTLLLSAGSIATLLLLKRFAPRVPGTLVVVAAGMLLVGVGGIDDLGVDLIAPVAGGLPVPGIPDLSEAAALVPGALAIAVMAFLESAAVARSLRQATEPQIDSDQELFATGAANTVGAFFAAMPAAGGFSQSAVNQGAGARSQLATLTTVGLAVLVALFLAPVLSLLPEATLAAMVFTAVAGLVNIPELVRWARISRMDFWVATSVAAIGLTAGLLPAVAVGVVVTLVLVLRELNIPRVRVVGRRGSALGLEPERGLYTANALANQRLIVQTVAAQAEPVRTLVLGLPQQVVMSITVLDALEALDRELAQLGVELHLAAVPEAAAAVAARTSWYSALTAAGRVHPAVDAGLRAAADREERPRSPG
- a CDS encoding RidA family protein; the encoded protein is MDITFLQPDGLVRSPAFSHAAVIPPGATTVYIGGQNGVDASGAVVSPDVGAQALRALDNARVALESAGVTLDDVVSWTILIHQDADLRAAYGAVAATLARDGAPPLVTAARVAGLGVPGTLIEVSAIAATVRD
- a CDS encoding SHOCT domain-containing protein encodes the protein MGFWASFWDIIWWFLWIFAFTAYLFALFAIIGDLFRDHKLSGWWKAVWIFFLIFVPFLTALVYLIARGNGMAERSSAEARRAQEAANAYIQQVAGSSPSEEIAKAKALLDAGTITPDEYSLIKAKALQ
- a CDS encoding DinB/UmuC family translesion DNA polymerase; the encoded protein is MGRWYLGLGSGLGPRIVDDTPWVARSHSRETTYQQNLTTPEAVEDALRELAGHAFDDCAAEGRPVMRVHLKVRYAPFETRTFGRKLPAPTADREDVVAMALALGETLDPAREVRLLGVRAEMTMPDEPDGVERTPVRGRI